From the genome of Gammaproteobacteria bacterium:
GACATTCGAGAAGCTCATGGCCCAGGCCGAGCGGGCGGCCCGCGACGATCGTGCCGACGTGATCATCCCCGGGTGTACCGGGTATGTGGGACTGGCCGAATCGATTGAGCAGGAGCTCCACGCCCGGGGCCTCCTTGCCACCGTACTCGACCCGATGCCGCTGACGATCAGGATGGCGGCGGTGCTCGCCGAGAGCGGTCACAGCCACCCCAAGAGCGCGTACATGGCTCCGGGGTGATCGTTCTGCGACCCGCTCGGACAACCCTCGCCGAAGACCGGCGGTGATCCGGCAGGCGGGAACCACGCCATGGTCAGGACGACACCGGTGATCCGGAACGTGTGACCGATGATGAGGACGGCGGCGGCGACGTGACTTCTCCGGAAGCCGGTTCGACGTCGATGCAAGGGCACGACACGCTGCAATGAGTTCGGTGTCGACGCATACACTCGTCCGCTATCTCCCGGTGCACCAGCCTTCTTGCCGGCGATGTTCTGTTGCAGTTCGGTTCGAGACGGGCTACCGTGCTCCCCGCAATGAAAAGGCCATTCGCCCACGTTCATCATCACCACCCGGATCGGGTCGGTTGATGGTGCTCAACTAGCGAAAGCCAGCTAAGGACACAAACGCCGACTTCAGCAGTCGGTGTTTCTTGTTTATGGGCAAGCACCCGGCCGCTGTCGGCGGGAAAGAGCCCGGATGACATCACCCAAACAACAAGACCTTCTTCACCTTGCCGTGCCCAAAGGCCGTATCGAGGAGGGGGTTGTGAGCCTCCTTTCGGACGCGGGTCTGAGATTGCGCAGCGGTGGCCGCGGGTACCGACCCCAGCTGTCGGTTCCCGGCTACGAGGTCAAACTCCTCAAACCACAGAACATCGTGGAGATGCTGGCGGCCGGGTCCCGCGATATCGGATTCGCCGGTGCCGATTGGGTGGCTGAAAAGAACGCCGAACTGATCGAGATGCTGGACACAGGTCTCGACCCGGTACGTGTCGTTGCCGCCGCGCCCCTGTCGCTTCTCGAGGATGGTCGCCTTCCGAATCGGCGGTTGACGGTTGCCAGTGAGTACGAGCGGTTGTCCCGTCGTTGGATAGCTCAGCGTGGTTTGAACGCCGTCTTCGTCCGCTCGTACGGGGCGACCGAAGTGTTTCCGCCCGAAGACGCCGACGTGATCGTCGACAACACTGCCACGGGGGAGACCCTCTCCGCCAACGGGCTTACCGTTGTGGATGAGCTGATCACGTCGTCGACTCGGCTGTACGCCAGCCCTCAGGTACTGGACTTGCCGACGAAGAAGGCGGCGATCGACGGTCTGGTGCTGAGTTTGCGGTCGGTGCTCGAGGCGAGACGCCGTGTGATGGTCGAGTTCAACGTGTCTGCCGAGTACCTCGAGGGGATCATCGAGATTCTCCCGCGCATGCGTGAACCGACCATTGCTCGCCTGCACGGTGATAGCGGAATGGCGGTGAAGGCCGCAGTGCCTCGTTCCGAGCTACCGGCGTTGATCCCCTTGCTCAAAGAACGTGAGGCAACGGATATCGCCGTCTCGCGACTGGAGCAGATCGTCCCATGAGCCGGCCCACCGCATATTCGCCTCCTCGGTCCGAGTATCCGATCGATCTGGACCTGTCGAGGAACGAGGGGCAACCGCCATCGACTTCCCTGCTGAGCCACGTCTCCGACGAGGCCCGCCTGGTGAGTCGATACCCGGAGACTTCTGCACTGAGAGAGAGTATCGCCGAGCTTCACGGAGTCGACACCGATCGAGTGCTGGTGACTGCCGGCGGCGACGACGCCCTGCTGAGATGTTTCCTCGCTCGCATGGGCCCAGGCCGGAAGGCGGTAGCCACGTATCCGAGCTTCGAGATGATCCCCCGTTATGCCGGCCAGGTGGGAGGTCGCTTGGTCGAGGTGCCCTGGTGGCAAGGTGCCTTCCCGACAGAAGCCGTCATGAGCGCCATCTCGGATGACACGGATGCCGTGTTCGTGGTCTCACCGAACAACCCGACGGGGGGAGTGATCGACGAAGCCGCCCTGGGCGAGATGGCGGCGAGAGCGCGTCTGGTGGTACTCGATGCCGCCTATGGTGACTTTGCCGATTGTGACCTGACCGGCGCTGCTCTCGAAATGAAGAATGTCGCCATCGTTCGCACCCTCTCCAAAGCTTGGGGTCTGGCCGGCCTCCGGGTCGGCTACCTGCTGGGTTCCACCGAGCTGGTTACGGAGCTGGCGGCGTACGCGAATCCGTACCCGGTATCCGGGCTTTCGGCATCTCTTGCGACGAAGCGCCTGAATGATCGAAACGAGGTCGCCGAGTTCATCGGCAATGTGAGATCTCAGCGAGACGCGCTGGCCGGAATCCTCGATTCGCTCGGCGTCGTCACATTGCCATCTCAGGCCAACTTCCTCTTGGCCCGATTCGACGCTCCGGAATGGGTGCTTTCCGCTGCTGCGTCTCTGGGAGTTGCGCTGCGAAGGTTCCCGCATCGCCCGGGACTCGAGAGCTACCTTCGGATCACCCTGCCCGGCGACCAGCCTCGGTTCGAGCGTCTGGTCCACACTCTGGCGTCGGCCGTTGCTCCCGAGGCCCTGTTGTTCGACATCGATGGTGTCCTCGCCGATGTTTCCGACTCTCAGGTGACCGCGATCGTCGAAACCGCAGCGAGTTTCGGAGTCGATGTGACCCGTCGGGATATCGAGGAGGCCAAAGCGGCGGGCAACGCGAACGACGATTGGGAGCTGACGCGAAGACTTTGCGCCGACTCCGGCGTGGAGGCGCCGATATCCGTTGTCATCGACCGGTTCGAGACTCTCTACCAGGGAGTCGACGGCCTCGAAGGTCTCAAACTGCGCGAGGAGGCGCTGGTGGATGCCGCCACGTTGGAGCGGTGGGCGGAGATGCTTCCCATAGGTGTCGTGACGGGACGACCAAGGTCTGATGCCGAGGAGTTCCTCGCCCGGTTCGGGATGTTGGATTCGATCTCGGTACTGGTCGCCAAAGAAGACACTCGTCTGAAGCCCGACCCGGCACCGGTCCGGTTGGCTCTGGAGCGTCTCGGTGTCGACAGGGCCTGGATGTTGGGCGACACCCCTGATGACGTAGCTGCGGCAAGAGGTGCAGGAGTGATCCCGATCGGGATCGTTGCACCTGGCGATGACCCGAACCGGGCTCGACGGTCTCTGGCCGGAGTCGCACGGATCCTCGGGTCGGTCTCGGAACTGGAAGGACTCTTTTCATGAGCAGGACGGCGGATTTCGCACGCAAGACCCAAGAGGTCGACATCGTGGGCTCGATCAGCCTCGATGGGACCGGACAATCCAAGCTCGATACCGGAGTGGGCTTCCTCGACCACATGCTGTCCACCCTCGCCAAGCACGCAAGATTCGATCTCGATCTCACCGCCCGGGGAGACTTGGGTGTCGACGATCACCACACGGCCGAGGACTGTGGGATAGCCATCGGGGGTGCCATCGACGAGGCGTTGGCGGACCGGACCGGAATCACTCGGTTTGGCTTTGCCTATGCACCGTTGGATGAGGCACTGTGCCGTGCGGTCGTCGACCTCTCGGGCCGCGGATGGGCTGAGGTCGGGATCCCGTTCACGAGGGAGACCATCGGCGATCTCGCGACCGAGAACATACAACACTTCCTGGTGTCGATGGCGGTCGAGGCGCGCATGGCGCTTCATGTCGATCTGATCCGAGGCGAGAACAATCACCACATGGCAGAGGCCGCGTTCAAGGCAGTGGCTCTCGCCCTGCGGTCGGCGGTGAGCGTGACCGGCGGAGACGTTCCGAGCACCAAGGGAACCTTGCGATGAGCAAGAGCGTCGTGATCGTCTCCACCGGTACGGCCAATACGGCATCGGTGGTCGCCGCGTTTCGGCGGGCTGGGGCTACTCCGAAGCTCGCAGACGACGCCAAGGACGTGGAGGCCGGCGACCGTGTGGTCGTTCCCGGTGTGGGTTCGTTCGGTGCCGCAATGTCGAGAATCGATCAGGTCGGGATGCGGGAGGTGCTGTCGGAGAGAATCGATGAGGGCCGTCCCACTCTGGCGATCTGTCTCGGGTTGCATCTGCTCTGTAGCGCGAGCGAGGAGAGCCCGGGGCAGCTCGGTCTTGATCTGGTCCCCGAAACGGTCACTCGGTTCGACGACGAGGTCAGGGTGCCTCAACTCGGGTGGAACATGGTCGAACCTGAACGAGGAAGCCGGTTTCTCACACGGGGCTGGGCCTACTTCGCCAACTCGTACCGGCTGTCGCGAATACCGCAAGGATGGACGGGCGCAACGAGCGACTACGGAGGCCGGTTCGTGTCGGCGCTGGAACGGGGCGACGTCCTGGCTTGTCAGTTCCACCCCGAACTGTCCGGCGCCTGGGGCGCCGGCATCCTGGAACGATGGCTGACGGTCACTTCGGGGGTGGCGTGATGCTTGCGTCCCGCGTCATCCCCTGCCTCGACATCAGGGACGGGCGTGTTGTCAAGGGTGTCCGTTTTCAGGATCTGCGCGACGCCGGCGACCCGGTTGCCTGCGCCGCCGCCTACGAGGACCAGGGCGCCGACGAGATCGTTCTTCTCGATGTGTCGGCAACGCCCGAAGGTCGAAGTCATGCCGTTGAAACGGTCCAGGCGGTACGGTCGGTCCTCTCGATTCCGCTCACCGTCGGTGGGGGAGTCCGTTCCCCCGAGGACGCGGGGAGGCTTCTCGACGCCGGCGCGGACAAAGTGGGTGTCAACACGGCGGCGGTGACACGGCCCAGCCTGGTCTCGGACATCGCGCAGCGTTTCGGCTCTCAATGCACCGTTCTCGCCGTTGACGCCGCCAGGCGATCGACCCGTGGATGGGAAGTCGTGGTGGAGAGCGGCCGGAGACGGACCGGAATCGATGTCGTCGAATGGTGCCGGGCAGCGACCGCAGGCGGAGCCGGAGAGATCCTTCTCACGAGCTGGGATCGTGACGGGACCAAGGACGGGTACGATCTGGAGCTGGTCGCCGCGGTCAGCTCGGCAGTGAGCGTTCCGGTGATCGCGTCCGGTGGGGCCAGCAACGCCGCGCATCTCAGGGAGGGCCTCGAGGCGGGAGCCACGGGGGTCCTCGTTGCGTCGATTCTCCACGATGGCGTGACGACCGTCGGAGAGCTCAAGGCCCGACTGGGCACCATGGGAGTGGAGGTGCGACAGTGATCATTCCCTCTATCGACATTTCGCACGGTTCGACGGTCCAGCTCGTCGGGGGCGAGAAGCCGGTTTTGGACGCCGGTGATCCCAGGCCTCTCCTGGAACGGTTCTCGGTGGCCGGGGAGGTGGCCGTCATCGACATCGACGCCGCTCGCGGTGAGGGGGACAACGCCGCCCTCATCGCCGATCTGTGCCGACGAGGTCCAACGCGGGTGGGCGGTGGCATACGTGATGTCACCACTGCCCGACGTTGGCTGGACGCCGGGGCGAGGCGGGTGATCATCGGGACGGCTGCGACACCGGAACTGTTGTCGCAGCTTCCTCGCGAGCGGGTGATCGTGGCCCTCGATTCCCGTGATGGGGATGTGGTAACCCACGGGTGGCGTCGCACGACAGGAGAAACCGTCTTGTCGCGAGTGGAGGAGCTTCGCGACTTCTGCGGAGGCTTTCTCATCACATTCGTGGAACGTGAGGGGCTTCTTCAAGGAACCGATCTGGAGCGCGCCGCGGCGGTGGTGGCCGCGGCCGGTGACAGCAGAGTGACCGTGGCCGGTGGAATCGTATCCGCAGACGAGATCCGAGAACTCGATCGTCTCGGCGCAGATGCTCAGGTGGGTATGGCCCTCTATACGGGAAAGATGTCCCTGGCAGACGCCATAGCCGCACCGCTGAGGTCCCTCCAGCCCGAAGGACTTTGGGCGACCGTGGTCGCCGACGAGGCGGGTCAGGCGCTTGGTCTCGTCTGGTCGAGCATGGAGAGCCTCCGTCTGGCCATCGAGACGAGAACCGGTATCTATCAGAGCCGATCCCGCGGGCTCTGGGTCAAAGGGGAGACCTCCGGGGCGACACAAGAGCTGATCAAGATCGACGCGGACTGTGATCGTGACGCCTTGCGCTTCACGGTTCGTCAGAAGCACGGATTCTGCCATCTCGGTCATCGGTCCTGCTGGGGTGAAGACAACGGGATACAGCGACTCGCCCGCCGCCTCATCGGGATCGCCGAAGAAGGGGCGAGCGGCAACACCGCCACCCTCTTGAACGATCCCGCCCTTCTCGCCGCGAAGATCCGTGAAGAAGCGAACGAGCTCGCCGTGGCGGCGGCTCACCAAGACGTGATCGCAGAAGCAGCGGACCTTCTCTACTTCACCTTGGTCAAGACCGCCTCGGCGGGTGTCACGCTGGAGGAGGTCGCCAAGGAGCTCGATCGACGAGAGTTGAAGGTCAGCCGAAGGCCGATGGAGGCCAAGGAGGTT
Proteins encoded in this window:
- the hisG gene encoding ATP phosphoribosyltransferase produces the protein MTSPKQQDLLHLAVPKGRIEEGVVSLLSDAGLRLRSGGRGYRPQLSVPGYEVKLLKPQNIVEMLAAGSRDIGFAGADWVAEKNAELIEMLDTGLDPVRVVAAAPLSLLEDGRLPNRRLTVASEYERLSRRWIAQRGLNAVFVRSYGATEVFPPEDADVIVDNTATGETLSANGLTVVDELITSSTRLYASPQVLDLPTKKAAIDGLVLSLRSVLEARRRVMVEFNVSAEYLEGIIEILPRMREPTIARLHGDSGMAVKAAVPRSELPALIPLLKEREATDIAVSRLEQIVP
- a CDS encoding aminotransferase class I/II-fold pyridoxal phosphate-dependent enzyme — encoded protein: MSRPTAYSPPRSEYPIDLDLSRNEGQPPSTSLLSHVSDEARLVSRYPETSALRESIAELHGVDTDRVLVTAGGDDALLRCFLARMGPGRKAVATYPSFEMIPRYAGQVGGRLVEVPWWQGAFPTEAVMSAISDDTDAVFVVSPNNPTGGVIDEAALGEMAARARLVVLDAAYGDFADCDLTGAALEMKNVAIVRTLSKAWGLAGLRVGYLLGSTELVTELAAYANPYPVSGLSASLATKRLNDRNEVAEFIGNVRSQRDALAGILDSLGVVTLPSQANFLLARFDAPEWVLSAAASLGVALRRFPHRPGLESYLRITLPGDQPRFERLVHTLASAVAPEALLFDIDGVLADVSDSQVTAIVETAASFGVDVTRRDIEEAKAAGNANDDWELTRRLCADSGVEAPISVVIDRFETLYQGVDGLEGLKLREEALVDAATLERWAEMLPIGVVTGRPRSDAEEFLARFGMLDSISVLVAKEDTRLKPDPAPVRLALERLGVDRAWMLGDTPDDVAAARGAGVIPIGIVAPGDDPNRARRSLAGVARILGSVSELEGLFS
- the hisB gene encoding imidazoleglycerol-phosphate dehydratase HisB codes for the protein MSRTADFARKTQEVDIVGSISLDGTGQSKLDTGVGFLDHMLSTLAKHARFDLDLTARGDLGVDDHHTAEDCGIAIGGAIDEALADRTGITRFGFAYAPLDEALCRAVVDLSGRGWAEVGIPFTRETIGDLATENIQHFLVSMAVEARMALHVDLIRGENNHHMAEAAFKAVALALRSAVSVTGGDVPSTKGTLR
- the hisH gene encoding imidazole glycerol phosphate synthase subunit HisH; amino-acid sequence: MSKSVVIVSTGTANTASVVAAFRRAGATPKLADDAKDVEAGDRVVVPGVGSFGAAMSRIDQVGMREVLSERIDEGRPTLAICLGLHLLCSASEESPGQLGLDLVPETVTRFDDEVRVPQLGWNMVEPERGSRFLTRGWAYFANSYRLSRIPQGWTGATSDYGGRFVSALERGDVLACQFHPELSGAWGAGILERWLTVTSGVA
- the hisF gene encoding imidazole glycerol phosphate synthase subunit HisF — protein: MLASRVIPCLDIRDGRVVKGVRFQDLRDAGDPVACAAAYEDQGADEIVLLDVSATPEGRSHAVETVQAVRSVLSIPLTVGGGVRSPEDAGRLLDAGADKVGVNTAAVTRPSLVSDIAQRFGSQCTVLAVDAARRSTRGWEVVVESGRRRTGIDVVEWCRAATAGGAGEILLTSWDRDGTKDGYDLELVAAVSSAVSVPVIASGGASNAAHLREGLEAGATGVLVASILHDGVTTVGELKARLGTMGVEVRQ
- the hisE gene encoding phosphoribosyl-ATP diphosphatase, whose amino-acid sequence is MIIPSIDISHGSTVQLVGGEKPVLDAGDPRPLLERFSVAGEVAVIDIDAARGEGDNAALIADLCRRGPTRVGGGIRDVTTARRWLDAGARRVIIGTAATPELLSQLPRERVIVALDSRDGDVVTHGWRRTTGETVLSRVEELRDFCGGFLITFVEREGLLQGTDLERAAAVVAAAGDSRVTVAGGIVSADEIRELDRLGADAQVGMALYTGKMSLADAIAAPLRSLQPEGLWATVVADEAGQALGLVWSSMESLRLAIETRTGIYQSRSRGLWVKGETSGATQELIKIDADCDRDALRFTVRQKHGFCHLGHRSCWGEDNGIQRLARRLIGIAEEGASGNTATLLNDPALLAAKIREEANELAVAAAHQDVIAEAADLLYFTLVKTASAGVTLEEVAKELDRRELKVSRRPMEAKEVPQ